In uncultured Umboniibacter sp., the genomic window CCATGCGCTATCAACCGCTATGCAGGGTTTAGGTGTGGCGCTAGGAATGCAGCCCTACGTGGATAAAGATTTGCGCTCTGGCATGTTGCGGGAAATCTTCCCTGGTCAGCGTTCTCGAGCTGGTGGCGACTGGTATGCGGTATGTAGGCATGAACGTATGAACGATGAAAAAATTCGCCTCTTCAGAGCATGGTTGCTTGAAGCGTTGGCGCAAGATTCTCAGTTGCAGCCATTGATGGCATAGGGGGCTATATGACCGCAACCACGACACCTAATCACGAAGCACAAACCAGTATTGCTGAAGCCGTTGGGGCGATGAAGCAGCGTAACCCGCAGCAGGCCGAACGCGTCTGTAGAGATTTTCTGGTACTAAACCCCAGCAGTATTCCCCATGTTCAGGTCCTTGGACATGCACTGATTCAGATGAATCGCCTTGATGAAGCCAAAGCGCAGATTGAGTTCGGTATCAAGCTGGCGCCGGACTATGCCGCCTTTTACGAGGATTTGGGTAGCGTGGCGGGTATTGAAGGGCAGTACGATGAAGCGGTGACCTTACTGCAACGTGCTATTCAGATGGACCCTAAACAACCGCGATTCCATAAAAAGTTGGCTCAAGCCCTGGTGGCGGCCGGAAGAACCGATGAGGCGGACGAGGCCTTCATGGGATTTTTGGATAGAGACAACGATGCCGCACTGGTGGCAATGGGCGCCGAACATTGGCGGGCAGAGCGTAAAAAAGAGGCGGAAGAGGCGTTTCGAAATGCACTCCGTGAGAACCCTCAAAACGTTAATGCGATGCGTTTTTTGGCTATTTGTTATCACGAGGCAGGCGGCAAAATTATTGATGCCGAAGCCTTGCTGCGCCGAGCGGTAGAGATAGCGCCGGACTTTCATCAGGCGTGGCATAATTTGGGCTCGGTGCTCATTGATAGCCAGAAGTGGCAAGAAGCAGTGAAGGCTTTTAAGGAGCTGGTGGCGCTGAAACCTGACGATGATTTGGCATGGGCGGGCTTGGGTAATGCCAGTTCGAACTTAGGAGATGTCGATGCTGCGATTTCGGCCTTCGAACAGAGTTTGAGCATTAATCCTCAGTCGGCCGGCGTCTACATGTCATTGGCGCATATGTATAAAACGGTAGGTCGCCTAGAGGATTCGCTTGCTTCCTATCGTGAGTCTATTCGCCTAAAACCTGATTTGGGCGAGAGTTATTGGAGTATGGCGAACTTGAAGATTTTCAAGTTTGAGAATGAGGAGGTTGCGGCCATGGAGGCTCAGCTAGAGAGTGCGGAGCTGAGCGAGCAGGCTCGCGTTCACTTTGAATTTTCCCTAGGAAAGGCATACGAGGATCGAAAGGACTACGACAGTGCCTGGCAGCACTACAGCGCTGGTAATCATCAAAATCGCGGGCTGGTGGATTATGATCCCGTTGAATTTCAGTTGCTTCAGACGCGTGTCCAATCGGTATTCACTCCAGAGTTTGTAAAGCAACATTTAGGGTTAGGGCATGACGCACCGGATCCTATTTTTGTTGTAGGCTTACCTCGTTCCGGCTCGACATTAGTGGAGCAAATTCTATCAAGTCACTCTCAGGTTGAGGGTACCTCTGAGTTGCCAAATGCGGCGAATATCGCCTATTCAACGGCAAAATACCGAAGTGATGGCTTAACGTTCCCCGAGACGCTAGGTGAATTGACTGCTCGTGATTGGGCGGCATACGGTAAAGAGTATCTGCAACAGGTGAAGCATCACCGGGTGGAAGGTACGCCGTTGTTTATTGATAAAATGCCGAACAACTTTAGCTTCGTAGGCTGGATTAAGTTGATTCTGCCCAACGCTAAGATCATCAACACTCGTCGCTTTCCCTTGGACAGCTTGTTGGGCGCGCACAAGCAGTTATTCGCCAAAGGCCAGAATTTCACCTACGACGAGTTCGAGCTAGCGGAATACTATCAACAGTACGTAAAGATCATGGATCATTGGCACCAGGTATTTCCCGGTGAGGTACTTGATGTTCACTATGAGGATACAGTCACTCGGTTGGAATGGCAGGTTCGTCGGCTACTTGAATTCTGTGGGCTGCCGTTCGAAGAGCAATGCTTGCGCTACTACGAGAATAAACGGGCGGTGAAGACCGCGAGTTCGGAGCAGGTTCGCCAACCTATCTATACCTCAGCCTTAGGTTTGTGGCAGCGCTATGAAGCCAACTTGGATCTCTGGAAAGAAGAGCTCAAGGACGTGATTGAAGCGTGCCCCGAAACCGTGCTGGATGCGGCTGGGTGGTAAATGGGGTCGGGTACATAACTTGCAATTAGGGGTCGGGTACATACCACGGGTTTGGTTTTTTAGGGGCCTGCAAGGGAGTGCAATTAGGGGTCGGGTACATACTGTCCGTCGCTAGCCGTTGATTTCTCTAGCGTAGTCACATCTAATTCAGCTCAACGGTTATGTACCCGACCCCAAATCCGACCCCAAATTGCAGACCCCTCGGAAGCGGTTATGTACCCGACCCCAAATCCGACCCCATATTGCAGGCCCCTCGGAAGCGGTTATGTACCCGACCCCAATCGGTGTGACACGTAAAGAGAAACCACCCTATTGGGGTGGCTTTTTGGGTTTTCGGCGCGAACCAATTCGCCGGCGATTGTCGGCGGCAAGGTGCTTCTCAACGAAGTTCTTAGCGCCAAAGGCGAAATTGCTGTGGGTGGCCTTCCGTATGTCCTCCTGCGTTTGACTGCAAGGCGTTTGGAACAAACTTCGATAGGCAGCGCAACGAGCTTGCTTGTTTTCTGAGAGTGCGAGAAAGCTAGCGTGAGGTGTCAGCCAAGGACAGTGATCTTGTTCGGCGTTCGCCAAGTGGCTGGACCAGGGGTATCCGCTCGGCGCATTCACCATCCCGGCGCGAACTGGGTTATCTTCGATGTAGCGATAACAGGCCAATACATATTCATCACTATCGACTAAGCAGGATTTGTAGCGGCTATCCCAAAGTGGACCAGTTCGTTCAAATGCGGTGTTGAAATATTGCGCATACTGCTGGGCACAGGCCTTCATTAAGAGTGCTGGTGCGGTTTGGGTATGAGGCGTGATGAGTAGGTGAACATGATTGCTCATTAGGCAATAGGCGTGGATATCGCAATGATAAGCCTTGGCTTTTTCTACTAGCAGCCGGATGTACAGCAAATAGTCGTGAAGCCCAAAGAATATTTGTTGTCGGTTAACCCCACGATGAACAATGTGAAGTGGGACATCAGGTGATACTAAACGTGCAGTGCGTGGCATGATCAATCTCCCCTCCATGGTAAGGATTGATCATCTATCCTCGCGTAAATAGCCGTTCATTTAGCTACTGAAACGGGTGGTAATTCTGTATATTTTCAGATTTCAAATCTTAGGGTAATTTGACGATAGCCGTAGGCGTATCAAGAGCAATTACGGCTAAGGTATCGCCAATGATTCCGTTGGCTTCAAGCGAGAAGATCACAACGTTCCCCGAATTTTGGTTGGCGACTAGAACCACTTCATTTTGTTCATCAACCAAAAACATTCGTGGCCAATCGCCCTCAACACTTCGGTGCTGAAGTAGTTCGAGGGAATCATTTTCGGCGACAGCGTATACGGCAATACTGTTGTGTCCACGGTTGGCGACATATAGACGGTCTTCGCTTGAATTAAGGCTAATGTGCGAGGCTTGCCCGCCCCTATAATCAGCGGGAAGTAAGCTGGCTCGGTGTTGTTCAATGAAGGTTCCGGCAGCATTCCTTCGAGCGCTAACAACGCTATTACTTAGTTCGTTGACCACAAAAATACGTTGCTCATCCTCCGTTATGGCGAGATGACGAATACCATCGCCTGGTTGCCCTTGATACACGGTTGATGAGGTCTTACTAGAGGGCATATGCTGGTAAATTTCGTCCGTGCCGAGATCCACCGCTAGCAGTGAATTATCGCTAAGCCAGCCAACCCAGTGTGCGTGCGGCCCCTCCTGTCGGTCGGGATGGGTCCCATGGCCCACATGTTGGAAGGTATGGTAGTCGCTGAACTGGTCATTCTCCTTCCTATACACGGAGCTCGAACCACCTGAATAATTAGCCGCTGCCAACCATTCACCGTTAGCCGAGATGGCTGCGTGGCAAGTGTGCGCTTCGGCAGAGAGTATCTGACTCAGTTGCTGGTGTTTAAGAATGCTGATGGCTCCTTGGTTAGTTTCGTTAGTGGCAATCAATTGATCATTAGCAATGAGTACGAAGCTAGGGTTTTCCATGGCAGCTATAAGTGCTAACTCGACGGTCAAGGACTCTTGGTTAAATTGGAGTTCGTAGATTCCCTCACTGCTCCCGCTGGTGTAGGTGCCAATAGCGTAGCTTACAGTCTGAGCGAAACTAGCGCTGCTTGCAGCCAGAAGAACAGACAGAAAAATAGGGAACTTAAACATAATTTGGAAATCCTACGTTGGAGAAAATTGTCGCTAGCTTAGACGAGATTGATCCGTCGCAGCAAGCGCCGACAACATTGCTTATCCGCAAGACGGCGCGTTGAAGTCTTTAGTCGACTGAGCGAGGGATCAGCCAAACCTCCTCCTCGAGATCGACGATGCCATCTAGTTCTTCACTCACAATGCGGTCGATTATAAGCACCCCTCTTGCCGCCATCTGGGGAAAGGTATCGAGGCCATTATTCGGGAAATTCTTACGCGTTCGACCAATGTTAAAGCTGTCCGAGAGCGGTGTGTCAAACTGTTGTGCCAGTTTAGCTCGTCCATCCATAAGCCCAATAAGGCCGCCCCAGGTGGCCGCCGGATTATCGGAATCCCAACCCATCAATACCGCCAATTTCACGGTGTTTTGATAGTCGCCTTCGCCGTATAGGAGGCTGATAATACTTGCACCAAAGTTAATGCCCGCAGCAAAACAGCCATTGCAATATAGGTCTCGAGAACTGATATCGTAGCCATCCTGCTGTTCAACTTGATAACGTTGATAAAGCTCATCGCGGGTGGCTTCCCAAGCTACCCCCTGTTGGTATTGCTGTTGGACGAAGTCGAACATCGCTGCGGTGTAAGAATCATTGGGAAGTGTGAGGCGACCCTGCATAGCTAGCCAATGAATTTGCTCCGCTCGACTTCGCTGTTCGTCGTTCACCAGTGCCAGAGAGTGCAGCGTTACATAGAACTGAGCCGCGTATTCTGCGTGGGATCTTGCGGTGGTGCGAATGGGGAGTTCAGCCAAAGATTGAGCGATGTCTGGACGAGCAGGGGTAAGCGCACCAAAGAGTTCTGTCGTTAACTGTGCATCAATCATATCCGTGTGAGGGTTGAGTTCTGGATCAGAGGTTAAAGGAGGAATAAGGCCATCGTTAAGCATCAACTCAAAGGCCGCTTCGTTAGATACCCAAAGATAATTCTCTGGTTGCCCCTCAGTCGTCGAGAAGGGGGTTTCGTCGTCGCGATAGATATGTGCTATCCACGCGGAGCGAATTTGTTCGCCGCTAAGTCGCACCGATGGAGACTTCGCTAGCAGATCAAGGTAGATATATTCGATATCAGTGTCATCATCAGCACCCCATGACTCCCCGGGTTCAACGAGTACCCAGTCAATATTGGCAGACAGGTCACTGGGAACACCCTGGCCCCAAATGCTAGGCTGGTCTGGCTTACCCCAATCATCGCGCGTGTAGAACTGACCGTGCTGACCTTCGCCGCCAATTTTGTCCATTTCAGTAACCAGACCTGTCCAGTTAGCAATGGAAAGTCCTAACCAAAATCCTTCGAGATGGTCCTGATAATCCGCTCTCGAAATCTCATAATAATTTGGTTGTTCATCGCGCGGCTGACCGCAAGAAGGGAGCGCTAAAAGTAAAGACAATATGAGGCAATAGGGTAGCGTCTTGATAGGCATAGTGAGCTTCCGTTTGAATAGTTGGCATAATTAACTCTATGATGTAGCCATTCTTATAACAATAGCT contains:
- a CDS encoding lactonase family protein, translated to MFKFPIFLSVLLAASSASFAQTVSYAIGTYTSGSSEGIYELQFNQESLTVELALIAAMENPSFVLIANDQLIATNETNQGAISILKHQQLSQILSAEAHTCHAAISANGEWLAAANYSGGSSSVYRKENDQFSDYHTFQHVGHGTHPDRQEGPHAHWVGWLSDNSLLAVDLGTDEIYQHMPSSKTSSTVYQGQPGDGIRHLAITEDEQRIFVVNELSNSVVSARRNAAGTFIEQHRASLLPADYRGGQASHISLNSSEDRLYVANRGHNSIAVYAVAENDSLELLQHRSVEGDWPRMFLVDEQNEVVLVANQNSGNVVIFSLEANGIIGDTLAVIALDTPTAIVKLP
- a CDS encoding tetratricopeptide repeat-containing sulfotransferase family protein codes for the protein MTATTTPNHEAQTSIAEAVGAMKQRNPQQAERVCRDFLVLNPSSIPHVQVLGHALIQMNRLDEAKAQIEFGIKLAPDYAAFYEDLGSVAGIEGQYDEAVTLLQRAIQMDPKQPRFHKKLAQALVAAGRTDEADEAFMGFLDRDNDAALVAMGAEHWRAERKKEAEEAFRNALRENPQNVNAMRFLAICYHEAGGKIIDAEALLRRAVEIAPDFHQAWHNLGSVLIDSQKWQEAVKAFKELVALKPDDDLAWAGLGNASSNLGDVDAAISAFEQSLSINPQSAGVYMSLAHMYKTVGRLEDSLASYRESIRLKPDLGESYWSMANLKIFKFENEEVAAMEAQLESAELSEQARVHFEFSLGKAYEDRKDYDSAWQHYSAGNHQNRGLVDYDPVEFQLLQTRVQSVFTPEFVKQHLGLGHDAPDPIFVVGLPRSGSTLVEQILSSHSQVEGTSELPNAANIAYSTAKYRSDGLTFPETLGELTARDWAAYGKEYLQQVKHHRVEGTPLFIDKMPNNFSFVGWIKLILPNAKIINTRRFPLDSLLGAHKQLFAKGQNFTYDEFELAEYYQQYVKIMDHWHQVFPGEVLDVHYEDTVTRLEWQVRRLLEFCGLPFEEQCLRYYENKRAVKTASSEQVRQPIYTSALGLWQRYEANLDLWKEELKDVIEACPETVLDAAGW
- a CDS encoding ADP-ribosylglycohydrolase family protein; the protein is MPIKTLPYCLILSLLLALPSCGQPRDEQPNYYEISRADYQDHLEGFWLGLSIANWTGLVTEMDKIGGEGQHGQFYTRDDWGKPDQPSIWGQGVPSDLSANIDWVLVEPGESWGADDDTDIEYIYLDLLAKSPSVRLSGEQIRSAWIAHIYRDDETPFSTTEGQPENYLWVSNEAAFELMLNDGLIPPLTSDPELNPHTDMIDAQLTTELFGALTPARPDIAQSLAELPIRTTARSHAEYAAQFYVTLHSLALVNDEQRSRAEQIHWLAMQGRLTLPNDSYTAAMFDFVQQQYQQGVAWEATRDELYQRYQVEQQDGYDISSRDLYCNGCFAAGINFGASIISLLYGEGDYQNTVKLAVLMGWDSDNPAATWGGLIGLMDGRAKLAQQFDTPLSDSFNIGRTRKNFPNNGLDTFPQMAARGVLIIDRIVSEELDGIVDLEEEVWLIPRSVD
- a CDS encoding transposase is translated as MPRTARLVSPDVPLHIVHRGVNRQQIFFGLHDYLLYIRLLVEKAKAYHCDIHAYCLMSNHVHLLITPHTQTAPALLMKACAQQYAQYFNTAFERTGPLWDSRYKSCLVDSDEYVLACYRYIEDNPVRAGMVNAPSGYPWSSHLANAEQDHCPWLTPHASFLALSENKQARCAAYRSLFQTPCSQTQEDIRKATHSNFAFGAKNFVEKHLAADNRRRIGSRRKPKKPPQ